One Falco biarmicus isolate bFalBia1 chromosome 13, bFalBia1.pri, whole genome shotgun sequence genomic region harbors:
- the LOC130157975 gene encoding G-protein coupled receptor 55-like: MTNSSKECNFTDIDRLAKTLRLGISIPTFILGLILNTLALSVFCCFWKKQTRTSVYMINLALADVLLLLSLPLKVYYSITEAPGLLCSFIESLYFVNTYGSIFIIVCITVDRYICIRHPFESRVNQSPKWAILICCFIWAVAWLCSSPMYVFHKKDYLKCFYNMSEQAWSIPLIVSVEIFGFLIPLAVMVFCSAQNIWILLNHESQAKKKADGSGSSRVIINLVVFLVCFTPVHLGICLQCLVRQHVIVDCSLKQTISLFIQVAMILANLNCCLDAIFYYFAAKEFREKTHLKKVIELCPVFKPCAT, from the coding sequence ATGaccaacagcagcaaagaatGCAATTTTACTGATATCGACAGATTAGCAAAGACACTGCGGCTGGGGATCTCCATCCCCACCTTCATTCTTGGGCTGATTCTCAACACTCTGGCCCTCTCCgtgttctgctgcttttggaagAAACAGACGAGAACCTCAGTGTACATGATCAATCTCGCACTTGCAGAtgtcttgctgcttctctcacTCCCGCTCAAGGTGTACTACTCTATCACAGAGGCGCCGGGACTTTTGTGCTCATTCATAGAGTCCCTCTATTTTGTCAACACGTACGGCAGTATCTTCATCATTGTCTGCATTACTGTTGACAGATATATCTGCATAAGGCACCCATTTGAAAGTCGAGTTAACCAGTCCCCCAAATGGGCTATCCTGATTTGCTGCTTCATCTGGGCAGTAgcttggctctgcagcagcccaaTGTACGTGTTTCACaagaaagattatttaaaatgcttttacaaCATGTCAGAACAGGCATGGAGCATCCCCCTCATTGTTTCTGTGGAAATTTTTGGATTTCTGATCCCGCTTGCAGTGATGGTTTTCTGCTCTGCCCAAAACATCTGGATTCTGCTGAATCACGAAAGCCAAgctaaaaagaaagcagacGGCAGTGGCTCTTCACGAGTCATTATCAACCTTGTGGTGTTTTTGGTGTGCTTCACACCCGTTCACCTTGGGATCTGCCTACAGTGCCTGGTAAGACAGCATGTGATAGTGGACTGTAGTCTGAAGCAAACCATCAGCCTCTTCATTCAGGTGGCAATGATATTAGCCAACCTGAACTGCTGCCTGGATGCCATCTTTTATTACTTTGCCGCAAAAGAATTTCGTGAGAAAACACACCTGAAAAAGGTTATTGAACTATGTCCTGTCTTTAAGCCTTGTGCCACATGA